A genomic region of Carassius carassius chromosome 27, fCarCar2.1, whole genome shotgun sequence contains the following coding sequences:
- the tdrd15 gene encoding tudor domain-containing protein 15, which translates to MERAKEESKLPAPCVLWPVELKLTHIDCSPEDTLVHFQGQYMTICELDYNILQVEIQNAVKSKVFVKVGELCLVEDAVSGRWFRGRVQNIQKDLFHVFLLDHGDVLSVGPTRLSCISDTLLMLPPKIVCGFFANILPVQNRWDSLTESYFSSLIGSQIKGYIHTRLPYHVLLLEVPDINCDLLKLRLGRHVDTSTFLLLVEMLIGEPIPQSNESVPDLLIENQMGQECCLKSSSLLGFEEFLSLNGPKLKVGQKVRVVVAAAVNTGLFYCRLSSMSKDLQEMSNKLALACESGCGSLNSKPLENLGLLCAVKGKDEKWHRGFVQCLPLNSQVQVVFVDSGYCESVKVENILQLPSEFLSTPIMAFPCSLSSLEEQEETIKNQQLELLKTGLLGKALEVEIDDFQKDQNFYLVTLSTAEKHSEEQAEVKPLESEVFGSNSNFVQNVLEKMYATETKAVQTSDTVPSQAIPDGSLFEGYVVHVQSPKHFWIRTKEQNPDFETMTEEIKDYFNKLQLNEEIFENPVPGELCCAMFEKDMHYYRALIVDTLKEGAEVFFIDFGNTEKVPSMLLKKLPVKFAIQPEFALKCALAHVAPIEDIWTTTASDFFRQVTSDKTLMVHVIHRKNGNYVVDLFERGAESNTSIATIMTTAKMALDWRYNPALASIKMEPSCKDKGNGLSKKKNRKDCHVVTFHKFTSSRPNPYHVKPKYEQQNDAERCTASETTKPKVVPADTFKPIHFKPGSELSVIISHITSPSDFWCQNESTKVDLDKLMEEMQVFYQKHTIAFKSPTVCCAVKSPKDDRWHRACMLEEKYNKLFLMLVDFGIIIQENMQNIQALAPQFFKLHEQAFRCTLNLTEPVGGSSWSAEACNLFRDFVSEGSPHICRIHSHLYEQGKGLLYVVTIHTPIQQATTYLVEKGVAEEMQTQKQLISSIQPRSFVYSSFNISSGSEELVYVTQVSSPWEIYFQLDRNTEIVDTLMERVAEESHLLTATSGDCSGNVCLAKYICDGKWYRALTHPVQSHQHVSVFFVDYGDLQISEKTNVMPIPATAVDLLMTPMQALRCSLSNVPEGEHLPEVKTWLETEILNKSFRAEFVSRDKNGHFVCDLYDGNVHVNEKVKELMSTQGLEEHDSAVSRPDSHKVDVDISNSKVSSKARGRGKIKQVDNQTPKPTKSPIAESKGPIKAKRQDTPCSLKVVPPHQSLPNLCDLPAVKMEPGSKGVCFISHCNSVRSFFVQMEDDEPNILQMGEELNSTVFKDNMKNVETEVKVGDLIVAEYEEDLALYRAVVTSASNCGHLAVEFIDYGNTATVDRKNVHMLTNMFLSLPRLSTPCTLAKPYSFENNDSFMKVVIGKPLMVEFIRKLGNSWEVRIEIVEDGHVHGESKYDGDQSKDVNLRSQDKFPKAFQSNNQTDSYIHKAEAVKIFQQKTMPNTQQRRCEFENSPTVATEQIKKAVTFLPKRKRTRTRKRKFHFQPPCATRISVAKNSSMLLKNETSKSPFSVALQDVKDNESVKSPDKSHDHPLFQDMSSKSSWDRPQILFQAPVQMNFEYKGFAAAVTTPSEFYVVLEDLLLIVDTVSVILENLPEELAPLPEVHFVPGASCLVKSAEKKKWCRAEIVQCDSTSVLMNLVDYGQYVVLSRQDVGQLKKLPEELSRLPKVTYHCLLRGVKPRDQDWSDDAIVFFQNCMCHSNLQIRFRQHASETQWEVDVVTGKQNLAKELVDAVHAVYIDNMLGIRFQQEQGHNGESKQHISSSVDVLSMTTEHTSEAECSQPLFSKDQKSSQDSVGEQNTYPMNSSEDLGPVERAMLGTSGIKHCELM; encoded by the exons GGCAAAAGAGGAGTCAAAGCTCCCGGCTCCATGTGTTTTGTGGCCTGTAGAGCTGAAGCTGACTCACATTGACTGCAGCCCTGAGGACACACTGGTACACTTTCAGGGCCAATATATGACCATCTGTGAACTGGACTACAACATTCTTCAAGTTGAAATTCAAAATGCTGTGAAATCGAAAGTTTTTGTTAAAGTTGGAGAACTTTGTTTGGTAGAAGATGCTGTGTCTGGTCGCTGGTTCAGAGGAAGAGTCCAAAACATCCAGAAGGATTTGTTCCATGTGTTTTTGCTGGACCATGGAGATGTGTTGAGTGTTGGGCCTACCCGTTTGTCCTGTATATCTGACACACTGCTTATGCTTCCACCAAAGATTGTCTGCGGTTTCTTTGCTAACATACTGCCAGTCCAGAACCGATGGGACAGTTTGACAGAGAGTTATTTCTCTTCCTTGATAGGCAGTCAGATTAAAGGATATATCCATACCCGTCTGCCGTACCATGTCCTCTTACTTGAAGTTCCAGACATTAATTGTGACTTGTTAAAACTGAGGCTTGGGAGACATGTGGACACTAGTACATTTCTGCTACTAGTTGAGATGCTTATTGGGGAACCGATTCCACAAAGCAATGAATCTGTCCCAGATCTCTTGATTGAAAACCAAATGGGGCAAGAATGTTGCCTCAAATCCTCAAGCCTGCTGGGCTTTGAAGAGTTTCTGTCACTTAATGGCCCAAAGCTGAAAGTTGGTCAAAAAGTAAGAGTTGTTGTGGCCGCAGCCGTGAACACTGGATTATTCTACTGTCGACTGTCATCCATGAGCAAGGACCTACAAGAAATGTCAAACAAATTGGCACTTGCATGTGAATCAGGCTGTGGTTCCCTAAACAGTAAACCTCTTGAAAATCTCGGCTTGCTCTGTGCAGTCAAAGGGAAAGATGAAAAATGGCACAGAGGATTTGTGCAATGTCTCCCTCTCAACTCTCAGGTCCAAGTTGTGTTTGTCGACAGTGGCTATTGTGAATCAGTGAAAGTTGAAAACATCCTTCAGCTACCATCAGAATTCCTCTCAACACCGATCATGGCATTCCCATGTTCACTTTCAAGCTTGGAAGAACAAGAAGAGACCATTAAAAACCAACAACTAGAGCTTCTCAAGACTGGGTTGCTGGGAAAGGCATTGGAGGTTGAAATCGATGACTTTCAGAAAGATCAGAACTTCTACTTGGTTACATTGAGCACCGCTGAGAAGCACTCAGAGGAGCAAGCTGAAGTTAAACCACTTGAAAGTGAAGTGTTTGGCAGCAATTCCAACTTTGTCCAAAATGTACTTGAAAAGATGTATGCAACAGAGACGAAAGCAGTCCAGACTTCTGATACAGTTCCTAGTCAAGCAATACCTGACGGTTCTCTTTTTGAGGGTTATGTGGTGCATGTCCAGAGTCCAAAACATTTCTGGATTAGGACAAAAGAACAAAATCCTGATTTTGAAACCATGACTGAAGAAATCAAAGATTACTTCAACAAACTACAGTTGAATGAGGAGATTTTTGAAAACCCAGTTCCTGGTGAACTTTGCTGTGCAATGTTTGAAAAAGACATGCATTACTACAGGGCCCTTATAGTAGATACTCTGAAAGAAGGAGCTGAGGTGTTTTTCATTGACTTCGGAAACACTGAAAAGGTGCCAAGCATGTTACTTAAGAAGCTTCCTGTAAAGTTTGCCATTCAACCAGAATTTGCACTGAAATGTGCTTTAGCACATGTCGCTCCCATTGAGGACATCTGGACAACCACAGCATCTGACTTCTTTAGGCAAGTCACATCAGACAAAACTTTGATGGTTCACGTGATTCACAGGAAAAATGGCAACTATGTTGTTGATCTTTTTGAGAGAGGAGCTGAAAGTAATACTAGCATTGCAACCATCATGACAACAGCAAAAATGGCCCTGGATTGGAGATACAACCCAGCTTTGGCGTCTATTAAAATGGAGCCATCATGTAAAGATAAGGGAAATGGTCtgagcaagaaaaaaaatagaaaggaCTGTCATGTGGTGACCTTTCACAAATTCACATCTTCTAGGCCCAATCCATATCATGTGAAACCAAAGTATGAACAACAGAATGATGCTGAAAGATGTACTGCCAGTGAGACAACTAAACCGAAGGTTGTTCCTGCGGACACTTTCAAACCGATACATTTCAAACCTGGATCTGAATTAAGTGTCATTATCTCACACATAACTTCTCCATCTGATTTTTGGTGCCAAAATGAAAGCACAAAAGTTGATCTGGACAAATTGATGGAAGAGATGCAGgtgttttaccaaaaacacacAATTGCATTCAAGTCGCCTACAGTATGCTGTGCTGTAAAGTCTCCAAAGGACGACCGATGGCATAGAGCATGCATGTTAGAAGAAAAATACAACAAACTGTTTTTGATGTTGGTTGACTTTGGCATAATTATCCaggaaaatatgcaaaatatccAAGCTCTTGCACCACAGTTCTTTAAACTTCATGAACAAGCATTTCGATGCACTTTGAACTTAACTGAACCTGTTGGAGGAAGCTCTTGGAGTGCTGAGGCATGCAATTTGTTTAGGGATTTTGTGTCTGAGGGTTCGCCCCATATATGCAGAATTCATTCCCACCTTTATGAGCAAGGAAAAGGTCTCCTCTATGTGGTCACTATTCATACGCCTATTCAACAGGCCACCACATACCTCGTAGAGAAAGGCGttgcagaggaaatgcaaactcagaagcAGCTAATCTCATCAATCCAGCCCCGCTCCTTCGTTTACTCTTCTTTCAACATAAGTTCTGGAAGCGAAGAACTGGTGTATGTTACTCAAGTTTCCAGTCCTTGGGAAATCTATTTCCAGCTTGACAGGAATACAGAGATCGTTGATACGCTGATGGAGAGAGTTGCCGAAGAAAGTCACCTCTTGACTGCGACATCTGGGGACTGCAGTGGTAATGTTTGCCTTGCCAAATATATCTGTGACGGCAAATGGTACAGGGCTCTGACGCATCCTGTTCAATCCCATCAGCATGTGAGTGTGTTCTTTGTTGATTATGGTGATCTGCAAATTTCTGAGAAAACAAATGTTATGCCGATTCCCGCAACTGCAGTTGACTTACTGATGACACCAATGCAGGCTCTGAGATGCAGTCTTTCGAATGTTCCAGAGGGGGAACATTTGCCCGAAGTCAAAACGTGGCTCGAGACTGAAATCCTCAACAAATCCTTCCGTGCCGAGTTTGTTTCAAGGGACAAAAATGGACATTTCGTTTGTGATCTTTATGATGGAAATGTGCATGTCAATGAAAAAGTCAAAGAACTCATGTCAACTCAGGGTCTGGAAGAACATGATTCGGCTGTCAGCAGACCTGATTCTCACAAAGTGGATGTTGACATTTCAAACAGTAAAGTGAGCTCCAAAGCAAGGGGACGTGGTAAAATCAAACAGGTTGATAACCAAACTCCAAAACCCACAAAATCTCCTATAGCAGAAAGCAAAGGACCAATAAAAGCAAAAAGGCAGGACACGCCCTGCTCTCTTAAAGTGGTGCCGCCTCATCAGAGCTTACCAAATCTTTGTGATCTTCCTGCTGTCAAAATGGAACCAGGTTCTAAAGGCGTGTGCTTCATCTCTCATTGCAATTCTGTTAGAAGCTTCTTTGTCCAGATGGAAGATGATGAACCAAACATCCTTCAGATGGGTGAGGAACTTAACAGCACTGTCTTCAAGGACAACATGAAAAATGTAGAAACAGAAGTAAAAGTAGGGGACCTCATTGTGGCTGAGTATGAAGAAGACTTGGCTTTGTACAGAGCTGTTGTCACCAGCGCATCAAACTGTGGCCACTTAGCCGTCGAGTTTATTGATTACGGCAATACTGCAACTGTAGACAGGAAGAATGTTCACATGCTAACCAATATGTTTTTGTCTCTGCCCAGATTGAGCACTCCATGCACACTTGCGAAACCTTATTCTTTTGAAAACAATGACTCTTTTATGAAGGTAGTAATTGGTAAACCTTTAATGGTTGAGTTCATTAGAAAGCTTGGAAATTCATGGGAAGTGAGGATCGAGATTGTTGAGGATGGTCATGTGCATGGGGAATCAAAGTATGATGGTGATCAAAGCAAAGATGTAAATTTGAGAAGTCAAGACAAATTTCCAAAAGCCTTCCAGAGCAACAACCAAACAGACTCTTACATCCACAAGGCTGAAGCAGTAAAAATCTTCCAGCAAAAGACCATGCCAAACACACAACAACGCAGATGTGAATTTGAAAACAGTCCAACAGTCGCAACAGAACAAATAAAGAAAGCAGTCACTTTCTTAccgaaaagaaaaagaacaagaacaagaaagaGAAAGTTTCACTTCCAACCACCATGTGCAACAAGAATTTCAGTGGCAAAAAATTCAAGTATGTTGCTAAAAAATGAAACCTCTAAGTCACCATTTAGCGTTGCTCTGCAAGATGTGAAAGACAACGAGTCAGTGAAAAGTCCTGATAAGTCCCATGACCATCCTCTCTTCCAAGACATGTCTTCAAAGAGCAGCTGGGATCGACCACAGATTCTATTCCAGGCCCCTGTCCAAATGAACTTTGAATATAAAGGATTTGCGGCAGCCGTCACAACCCCATCTGAATTTTACGTAGTTCTTGAAGACCTGCTTTTGATTGTAGATACAGTCTCTGTCATTCTTGAGAACCTTCCTGAAGAGTTGGCACCATTACCAGAGGTTCATTTTGTTCCTGGTGCGAGCTGTTTGGTGAAATCGGCAGAGAAGAAAAAATGGTGCAGGGCAGAGATTGTGCAGTGTGATTCCACATCGGTGCTCATGAACTTGGTTGACTATGGCCAGTATGTCGTTCTGTCTCGACAGGATGTCGGCCAGCTAAAAAAACTTCCAGAGGAGCTCAGTAGATTACCTAAAGTCACCTACCATTGTTTACTGAGGGGAGTTAAGCCCAGAGACCAGGACTGGTCTGATGATGCCATCGTTTTCTTCCAGAACTGTATGTGTCATAGCAACCTTCAGATACGTTTCAGACAGCATGCTTCTGAAACACAGTGGGAGGTCGACGTTGTCACTGGAAAACAAAATCTTGCAAAAGAGTTAGTAGATGCTGTTCATGCTGTGTATATCGATAATATGCTTGGAATCAGGTTTCAGCAAGAGCAAGGACATAACGGGGAATCTAAACAACACATCTCCAGCAGTGTGGATGTTTTATCCATGACAACTGAGCACACAAGCGAAGCCGAATGTTCTCAGCCACTCTTTTCAAAGGATCAGAAGTCATCTCAAGATTCTGTTGGGGAGCAAAATACATACCCTATGAACAGCAGTGAAGATCTCGGACCTGTAGAGAGGGCAATGCTTGGTACATCAGGTATCAAACACT GTGAGCTGATGTGA